In Spiroplasma clarkii, the DNA window ATTGCAAGTGCTAGCACTTTTTTTGGGCAAAAAGTCTTTATTAAAGGGGCTTTCTCAAAAAGTGCTAGCGACCCTTATCCTGCTACCAAAATTTTGATTTAAAGTACTTAAATGCTAGAAAAAGTGATTTTTTTTACTTACTTTTCACAAAAAGAGTGTAGCTATCAAAACAAATTTGGACTTTTAGTAATTTTAATACAACTTTTAATAAATTGCTAGTTTAATAGGAGTGCTTTTTATATCAACTTGAGTATTTTTTCTTAAAAAAGATAAAGTTTGATTGAGCTCAGACAGAGTTGTTTTTAATTTTTTGTGGCATATCTTCAGGTTTCACTCCTTCATTTTCAAGAACAACTTTTGATTTGTAGAGCATTTCATTATCAAATTCAATCATACTATAATAGTTATCACCAAGTGATGCGATAAGGTTACCATCACAACATTGAATTATCATAATCTCTCGTCTAGGTATATTTAATGGTGTTGTGAAATTGCATATAAAGTACTTTTTCTTTTCATAGGTAACAGTTAGATCTCTTGCAACCACTCTAATTGATTTGTGTCCCAAAATAATATTTAGATCTCCCTCAAATTTTTTGAATGAATTTGTAGTAAAATCTTTTTGAAGGGTTACAACATGATTATTTAAATACTCAACAAATTTTGGTAAGACTAGATTGGCCTCATTAATATTTGTGACTTTATTTTGTTCCATAAAGGTAGTGATTGTACCTTTAATGGTTTTTCAGAGCCTTTCAATCCTTGGTTTGAATTGTGGTGAAATTGATGATTGGATGTCAATACCTAAGTTTTTAGCTACAAATGCAAACTGAATTCGAGAATCTTCGGGCGAAGATTCTTTTTTTTCACTCCAAAAAGTTCTGCGTTTGTCAGTTCTTAGCACTTCAAAAGTCCCATAATTTTTTAAGACCGGTTTCAAAGCATTGAAATAACCTTCAGTAGTTTCTTGATGATCAAAATATAATCCTAAAACCTCTCCACTTGCCTCATCAATATAACCATGCAATGCCCAAATCTCCTCATCACTGAATCTTCAAAATGTAGCATCAGCTTCAACAACATGACCACGCCTTTGGGTTCTTGGCCTTGCAATATGGATATTTTCTTTTGCTCTTTCTGTAGCTGAGGAGGGAACCAGTAGACTTTGAGGTCTATTTTTCAACTCTTCTTCTTTTGCTAACAATTTGATAGTTTTTTTATGTGCCAGTTTTGAGCAATGATTTTTAGATCTTAAAATATTGTAAATATATGAATAACTCACCCACTGATAGTCATATCTTTTATCTGCTTTTAAATAGCGCATAAAATCCCTAAAATTACAGTTTAAGTACTCATCCCTAAAAATCCTGCTAATCTCTAGTGCTTGCATATGGGTTCGCTTTTGAGCATGCTTATTGTTTTTATTTTTGTGGATAAAGAAGGCCTCACCAATTTCTTTGTATTTTTTAATGGCATCATAAAACCATGATCTACTACCACCACTTTTTATCAAAAGTTCTCTTTTGGCTGCTTTATCCCTGGATAAAGCAGCCTCCCTAATAATATCTTGTATATGTTTGTTGGTTTTCATTTGTCTTTTACCTCTATAATTTCTTTTCATTTTTATTCCCTGATTTCCTTTATTATTATAATCAAGTCCAAATTTGTTTTGATAACATTTAGTCCTTTTTTGTTTTGATAACAATGTTTTTTTTACTTACTTTTCACAAAAAGAGTGTTAAAAATATGAAACTGTGTTATGATTATTTTGAAAAATGAAGAAAAAATTCATAGTTCAAAACTTAAATATGAAAATCACCTTGATATAAATTTTATTAAAAATCATCAATATTTCCTAAACATAAATATTTTTAGACCGGTGTTGCTTTTTATAATAAAAAGTACGGTAATTAAGCAAAGAAATCATTAAAAGCATAAACTTAGCTTGAAAGGAGCAGTTTTTATGAATTTAAAAAAAAGACTAA includes these proteins:
- a CDS encoding DDE-type integrase/transposase/recombinase, which translates into the protein MKRNYRGKRQMKTNKHIQDIIREAALSRDKAAKRELLIKSGGSRSWFYDAIKKYKEIGEAFFIHKNKNNKHAQKRTHMQALEISRIFRDEYLNCNFRDFMRYLKADKRYDYQWVSYSYIYNILRSKNHCSKLAHKKTIKLLAKEEELKNRPQSLLVPSSATERAKENIHIARPRTQRRGHVVEADATFWRFSDEEIWALHGYIDEASGEVLGLYFDHQETTEGYFNALKPVLKNYGTFEVLRTDKRRTFWSEKKESSPEDSRIQFAFVAKNLGIDIQSSISPQFKPRIERLWKTIKGTITTFMEQNKVTNINEANLVLPKFVEYLNNHVVTLQKDFTTNSFKKFEGDLNIILGHKSIRVVARDLTVTYEKKKYFICNFTTPLNIPRREIMIIQCCDGNLIASLGDNYYSMIEFDNEMLYKSKVVLENEGVKPEDMPQKIKNNSVWAQSNFIFFKKKYSSWYKKHSY